In Longimicrobiales bacterium, a genomic segment contains:
- a CDS encoding succinate dehydrogenase/fumarate reductase iron-sulfur subunit: MATATFKVWRGNSDGGDFESYDVELEPGYVVLDAVHKIQAEQANDLACRWNCKAGKCGSCSAEINGSPKLMCMTRVEDLPDDKPITVEPMRTFPVIKDLVSDVSWNYEVKAAIQQITPRKPDFDDGSWNIQQSDVERPQEFRKCIECFLCQDVCHVLRDHQMHDKFAGPRHFVFAAQAEMNPIDTGDRTAHLRDDMGIGYCNITKCCTKVCPEHIAITDNAIIPLKERVVDRSYDPIAALMRMVKGG; this comes from the coding sequence ATGGCTACCGCGACGTTCAAGGTGTGGCGGGGCAACAGCGACGGCGGTGACTTCGAGTCGTACGATGTGGAACTCGAACCTGGCTACGTCGTCCTCGACGCGGTCCACAAGATTCAGGCTGAGCAGGCCAACGACCTGGCGTGCCGATGGAACTGCAAGGCTGGGAAGTGCGGTTCATGCTCAGCGGAGATCAACGGATCCCCGAAGTTGATGTGCATGACTCGGGTAGAGGATTTGCCCGACGACAAGCCGATCACTGTCGAGCCGATGCGGACGTTCCCGGTCATCAAGGACCTCGTGAGCGACGTCTCCTGGAACTACGAAGTCAAAGCCGCGATCCAGCAGATTACGCCTCGGAAGCCGGATTTCGACGACGGTTCCTGGAACATACAGCAGTCCGATGTGGAGCGGCCGCAGGAATTCAGGAAGTGTATCGAATGCTTCCTGTGCCAAGACGTCTGCCACGTACTTCGTGACCACCAGATGCATGACAAGTTCGCGGGGCCTCGACACTTCGTGTTCGCGGCTCAGGCGGAGATGAACCCGATCGATACCGGAGATCGCACCGCGCACTTGCGGGACGACATGGGGATCGGGTACTGCAACATTACCAAGTGCTGCACGAAGGTGTGTCCTGAGCACATTGCGATTACAGACAACGCGATCATTCCGCTCAAGGAGCGGGTTGTGGACCGTTCGTATGATCCGATTGCAGCTCTCATGCGGATGGTGAAGGGCGGGTAA
- a CDS encoding fumarate reductase/succinate dehydrogenase flavoprotein subunit, with amino-acid sequence MAGYQEFEHDVIVIGAGGAGLRAAIEAAAEGVSVGLICKSLLGKAHTVMAEGGMAAAMSNVDERDGWNVHFADTMRGGQYLNSWRMAEHHAKEAPERARELESWGALFDRTPDGKILQRNFGGHAYPRLAHVGDRTGLEMIRTLQDHGIHQGIDVHMEVTVTSLLKDGERCVGAFGYDREQGRFRVYKAKAVILATGGLGRSFLVTSNSWEGTGDGHSLGYHAGAELVDMEFIQFHPTGMVWPPSVRGILVTEGVRGEGGVLKNSEGKRFMFDDIPPLYDGQTAETAEEGWRYVTGDRDARRPPELLTRDHVARKIVKEVQEGRGSPHGGAFLDIAWIKENIKDSEGHIKKKLPSMYHQFKELAGIDITKEPMEVGPTTHYAMGGIAVDPDTQMTTTVPGLFAAGEVAGGLHGANRLGGNSLSDLVVFGKRAGEHAAKFAKEHGSYSVAEADVEAAATEALAPIEREKTERGPFQLQYELQSLMQDKVGIARVDEGLTEAVDKIREIGTQLTDVGAGGNRWFNPGWHTALDMKHLLTVSEAIALAARERKESRGAHSRLDHLDKDPAWGTFNHIVRQAPDGSMEIERRDIPDMRQDLKDIIEEQG; translated from the coding sequence ATGGCCGGGTACCAGGAGTTTGAGCACGACGTCATCGTCATCGGTGCAGGCGGCGCGGGATTGCGGGCCGCCATCGAAGCCGCGGCTGAAGGCGTCTCCGTCGGTCTGATCTGCAAGTCACTTCTCGGTAAGGCACACACCGTCATGGCCGAGGGTGGCATGGCGGCCGCGATGTCGAATGTCGACGAGCGTGACGGCTGGAATGTTCACTTCGCCGACACGATGCGTGGTGGTCAGTACCTCAACAGTTGGCGTATGGCCGAGCACCACGCGAAAGAGGCGCCGGAGCGTGCGCGCGAGCTCGAGTCGTGGGGCGCGCTCTTCGACAGAACGCCTGACGGCAAGATTTTGCAGCGCAATTTCGGTGGACATGCCTATCCGCGTCTCGCGCACGTGGGAGATCGGACCGGACTCGAAATGATCCGGACGCTTCAGGACCACGGCATCCATCAGGGCATCGATGTCCATATGGAGGTGACGGTCACCAGCCTGTTGAAGGATGGTGAGCGGTGTGTGGGCGCGTTCGGCTACGATCGCGAGCAGGGCCGTTTCCGCGTATACAAGGCGAAGGCCGTCATTCTTGCGACGGGTGGCCTTGGCCGCTCCTTCCTCGTCACAAGCAACAGTTGGGAAGGAACAGGCGACGGGCACTCGCTCGGATACCACGCGGGCGCTGAACTCGTCGACATGGAGTTCATCCAGTTCCACCCGACCGGCATGGTGTGGCCGCCCAGTGTTCGCGGCATTCTCGTGACGGAAGGTGTGCGGGGCGAAGGCGGCGTTCTGAAGAATAGTGAAGGCAAGCGCTTCATGTTCGACGATATCCCCCCGCTCTACGATGGTCAGACCGCGGAGACTGCTGAGGAGGGCTGGCGGTATGTGACTGGCGATCGGGATGCCCGGCGTCCCCCGGAGCTCCTCACGAGAGACCATGTGGCGCGGAAGATCGTGAAGGAAGTCCAGGAGGGTCGTGGGAGCCCACACGGGGGAGCCTTCCTCGACATCGCGTGGATCAAAGAGAACATCAAGGACTCCGAGGGCCATATCAAAAAGAAGCTTCCGAGCATGTACCATCAGTTCAAAGAACTGGCGGGCATCGACATCACGAAGGAGCCGATGGAAGTAGGCCCGACCACCCACTATGCGATGGGCGGAATCGCGGTCGATCCTGATACGCAGATGACCACCACGGTGCCGGGCCTGTTTGCGGCTGGCGAGGTCGCCGGTGGCTTGCACGGTGCCAATCGTCTAGGTGGGAACTCACTTTCGGATTTGGTCGTCTTCGGGAAGCGAGCCGGGGAGCACGCGGCGAAGTTCGCCAAAGAGCATGGGTCTTACTCCGTGGCCGAGGCCGACGTGGAAGCCGCGGCGACTGAAGCGCTCGCGCCGATTGAGCGTGAGAAGACGGAGCGGGGACCTTTCCAGCTTCAGTACGAACTACAGTCCCTGATGCAGGACAAAGTCGGCATCGCCCGCGTGGATGAAGGACTGACCGAGGCCGTCGACAAGATTCGCGAGATCGGCACACAGCTCACCGACGTCGGTGCAGGTGGAAACCGTTGGTTCAATCCCGGGTGGCACACGGCCCTCGACATGAAGCATCTCCTCACGGTTTCCGAAGCCATCGCATTGGCGGCTCGGGAGCGAAAGGAGAGCCGGGGTGCCCACTCGAGGCTCGATCACCTCGACAAGGATCCGGCGTGGGGCACGTTCAACCATATCGTCCGTCAGGCACCTGATGGATCGATGGAGATCGAGCGTCGCGACATCCCAGACATGCGTCAGGACCTCAAGGACATCATTGAGGAGCAAGGCTGA
- a CDS encoding rhomboid family intramembrane serine protease has translation MSYQSGHGFQSFGLGLKPTPMVKRLLIASAVIFAFQLALPDVMFNWFAFQPSQIVFKPWGPLTYMFLHGNLMHLVGNMLFLFFFGPPLESKWGEREFLKFYLICGLGGVALSLFFQASALIGASAAVYGVMLAFAMNWPNTPIYVFGIFPVLAKYLVAFMGVLNLLGAAGSAQGGSNVAHFAHLGGLLAGYLYLKADWRSSKPLEGLKKAARKKNRRLAIVPGDESAAEDAASDSRPNVREDGALYDKVDAVLDKISAEGMSSLTKDELRLLDDVSKKHRTN, from the coding sequence ATGAGTTATCAGAGCGGTCACGGCTTCCAATCCTTTGGGCTGGGCCTCAAGCCTACCCCGATGGTGAAGCGGCTTCTGATTGCCAGCGCGGTCATATTTGCGTTCCAGTTGGCCCTGCCGGACGTGATGTTCAACTGGTTCGCCTTCCAGCCGAGCCAGATCGTGTTCAAGCCGTGGGGCCCGCTCACGTACATGTTCCTGCATGGCAACCTGATGCACCTCGTCGGGAACATGCTTTTCCTCTTCTTTTTTGGCCCCCCGCTCGAATCGAAGTGGGGCGAGCGGGAGTTCCTGAAGTTCTATCTGATCTGCGGGTTGGGTGGAGTCGCCCTGAGCCTCTTCTTTCAGGCGAGTGCTCTGATTGGAGCCTCCGCGGCTGTGTACGGCGTCATGCTAGCGTTCGCGATGAACTGGCCGAATACGCCTATCTATGTCTTTGGCATTTTTCCGGTTCTTGCGAAGTACCTCGTGGCGTTCATGGGCGTTTTGAATCTGTTGGGGGCCGCGGGTAGCGCGCAGGGTGGGAGCAACGTGGCTCATTTCGCGCACTTGGGTGGTCTACTGGCCGGCTACCTCTACCTGAAGGCGGACTGGCGGAGCAGCAAGCCGCTCGAAGGCTTGAAGAAGGCCGCGAGGAAGAAGAATCGACGGCTGGCGATCGTGCCGGGTGACGAGTCAGCGGCAGAAGATGCAGCCTCTGACAGTCGGCCGAACGTCCGTGAAGACGGAGCTCTCTACGACAAGGTCGACGCCGTGCTCGACAAGATCTCCGCTGAAGGAATGTCGTCGCTCACCAAAGACGAGCTAAGGCTTCTCGACGACGTTTCGAAGAAGCACCGCACGAACTGA